The following are encoded together in the Capsulimonas corticalis genome:
- a CDS encoding transaldolase family protein gives MKFFIDTANIDEIKKAKQWGILDGVTTNPSLIAKEGITHKTRVQEILELVGDLPVSAECVESDYDKLIGEARDIASWAPNVYVKVPMTPTALEVVKELSPQGVNFNVTLVFSLPQALLAAKAGASFISFFVGRIDDMGSGEAAQNIADAVRMVKNYDFPKDPEILVASIRGPLQVTESIRSGAQIATIPYKIMEQLFHHPLTDIGVKNFYDDYVKATGKDVDLGAASL, from the coding sequence ATGAAATTCTTTATAGACACCGCGAATATCGATGAAATAAAAAAGGCGAAACAGTGGGGCATTCTCGACGGCGTTACGACTAACCCTAGCTTGATTGCAAAGGAGGGGATCACTCATAAAACGCGCGTCCAAGAGATCCTTGAGCTCGTTGGGGATTTACCCGTATCGGCAGAGTGCGTGGAGAGCGACTACGACAAACTGATCGGGGAAGCCAGAGACATCGCATCTTGGGCTCCGAATGTTTACGTCAAGGTGCCGATGACGCCCACTGCGCTGGAAGTCGTTAAGGAGCTGTCTCCGCAGGGCGTCAACTTCAACGTCACGCTGGTCTTCTCACTCCCGCAGGCGTTGCTGGCGGCGAAGGCAGGCGCCTCGTTCATCTCCTTCTTCGTAGGTCGCATTGATGATATGGGCAGCGGTGAAGCCGCGCAGAATATCGCCGACGCCGTCAGGATGGTAAAGAATTATGATTTTCCTAAAGATCCCGAAATCCTAGTGGCGTCCATTCGCGGACCGCTACAGGTCACGGAGAGCATCCGCTCAGGCGCTCAGATCGCCACGATTCCCTACAAGATCATGGAGCAGCTATTCCACCATCCACTCACGGACATCGGTGTCAAAAATTTTTACGATGACTACGTCAAGGCGACCGGAAAGGACGTCGATCTCGGGGCGGCTTCTCTCTAA
- a CDS encoding helix-turn-helix domain-containing protein: protein MDENDLAQLITPKEAAKLKEVSVATIYKAVKEGRLKAVWPVGAMAFLLADLDVWQPASYRGVQRAVVTRGIPRKKAQTD, encoded by the coding sequence ATGGATGAAAACGATTTGGCGCAATTAATCACGCCGAAGGAGGCGGCGAAGCTAAAAGAGGTTTCTGTCGCAACGATCTACAAGGCTGTGAAAGAAGGACGTCTTAAAGCCGTGTGGCCTGTCGGCGCTATGGCGTTTTTGCTGGCAGATCTGGATGTGTGGCAGCCAGCAAGCTACCGCGGCGTCCAGCGAGCTGTGGTGACACGAGGGATTCCAAGGAAGAAGGCGCAAACCGATTAA
- a CDS encoding aldo/keto reductase, whose product MATTLPTQPLGPQNVPVTRIALGCMGMAGTWNPAEVGPENIRKAIVAFEAALESGINFFDHADIYGRGACESVFKDCLAAVPGIREKIYIATKVGIRPGYYEHDPAYIRQSLRGSMERMGIDYVDLYQIHRPDPLSHPAETAEVLDALVEEGLVRAIGVSNYYPQQTLALKQYLKAPIVSNQISISLTRLDPIYEGAAGGDGDGVLDQCLQFGVTPLAYSPLGGGWLSGHREIPADHQDAPRLTRIMDALKALSPEYGGATPGQIATAWLLRHPAKIIPLVGSNNPEHIREAAGAASINLSRQDWYKLWVAARGEPVP is encoded by the coding sequence TTGGCTACTACACTTCCCACACAGCCGCTCGGCCCGCAAAACGTTCCCGTCACTCGCATCGCCCTCGGATGCATGGGGATGGCTGGAACCTGGAACCCGGCCGAGGTCGGCCCCGAAAATATCCGTAAGGCGATTGTCGCCTTCGAGGCCGCGCTGGAATCCGGGATTAATTTCTTCGATCATGCCGATATCTATGGGCGCGGCGCCTGCGAGTCCGTCTTCAAGGATTGTCTCGCCGCCGTTCCTGGGATCCGTGAGAAGATCTATATCGCCACCAAGGTCGGGATCCGGCCCGGTTATTACGAGCACGATCCCGCCTATATCCGCCAGAGTTTGCGCGGGTCGATGGAGCGGATGGGGATCGATTATGTCGATCTGTATCAGATCCACCGTCCCGACCCGCTGTCCCATCCCGCCGAGACGGCGGAAGTGCTGGACGCTTTGGTCGAAGAGGGGCTGGTGCGCGCCATCGGTGTCTCCAACTACTACCCGCAGCAGACGCTCGCGCTCAAGCAGTATCTGAAGGCCCCCATCGTTTCAAACCAGATATCGATCTCGCTGACCCGGCTCGACCCCATCTACGAAGGCGCGGCCGGCGGCGATGGCGACGGCGTTCTGGACCAGTGTCTCCAGTTTGGCGTTACTCCGCTCGCCTACAGCCCGCTCGGCGGCGGCTGGCTCTCCGGCCACCGCGAGATCCCGGCGGACCATCAGGACGCCCCGCGTCTGACGCGCATCATGGACGCCCTGAAGGCCCTTTCCCCAGAGTACGGCGGCGCCACGCCCGGCCAGATCGCCACGGCCTGGCTGCTGCGTCACCCCGCGAAGATCATTCCGCTGGTCGGCTCCAACAACCCCGAGCACATCCGCGAAGCGGCCGGCGCGGCGAGCATCAATCTGTCGCGCCAGGACTGGTACAAACTGTGGGTCGCGGCGCGCGGCGAGCCCGTGCCGTAA
- a CDS encoding IS3 family transposase (programmed frameshift), translating into MTNRKSYTEEFKREAIRLAEEKGNLSAVARDLGIAESLIAKWKKSLQSQPENPFPGKGNPSDPELAQLKRDYARLKEENEILKKGGRYLHEPPAVRYRFIQDHAGQFSVQMLCRAMELKSGSYYAWRSQKRSARRLEEQAQEQALVVQIQKEHGQSRDTYGSPRIYLELREQGVACGRHRVARLMHSHQIVGKKRRRFQVTTQSDHALPVASNVLDRQFTVSAPHQRWVGDITYLWTREGWLYLAVVLDLFSRRVVGWSMQATMEAGLVCDALEMAIQRCCPPEGLLYHSDRGGQYASLIYQDKLRRHGMVASMSRKGNCWDNAVAESFFSTLKMELLPEQVFRTRAEAKASVFEYIEVWYNRKRRHSTLGYISPAQFEQRHFEQQQQLARAA; encoded by the exons ATGACGAACCGTAAATCTTACACTGAAGAGTTCAAACGCGAGGCGATCCGCCTCGCCGAGGAGAAGGGCAATCTCAGCGCCGTCGCGCGTGATTTAGGAATTGCCGAAAGTCTGATCGCTAAATGGAAGAAGAGCCTCCAGAGCCAGCCGGAAAATCCCTTCCCCGGCAAAGGCAATCCCTCTGATCCCGAGCTCGCACAACTCAAGCGAGATTATGCTCGCCTCAAAGAGGAGAACGAGATCTTAAAAAAAG GCGGTCGGTATCTTCACGAGCCGCCCGCAGTGAGATACCGGTTTATTCAAGATCATGCGGGACAATTCTCGGTACAAATGCTCTGCCGGGCCATGGAGCTCAAATCCGGTAGCTACTACGCCTGGCGTTCTCAGAAACGCAGCGCTCGTCGCCTCGAAGAACAGGCCCAGGAGCAGGCATTGGTGGTGCAGATCCAAAAGGAGCACGGACAAAGCCGCGACACCTATGGCAGTCCACGCATTTATCTCGAACTGCGGGAGCAAGGCGTCGCTTGTGGTCGTCATCGTGTGGCGCGCTTGATGCATAGCCATCAGATCGTGGGGAAGAAAAGACGGCGCTTCCAAGTAACGACCCAATCGGATCACGCGTTGCCGGTGGCGTCGAACGTGCTGGATCGCCAGTTCACGGTCTCCGCTCCTCATCAGCGGTGGGTCGGCGATATCACGTATCTCTGGACACGGGAAGGCTGGCTGTATCTGGCTGTCGTTCTGGACTTGTTCAGTCGCCGCGTCGTTGGCTGGTCAATGCAGGCAACGATGGAAGCGGGGTTAGTTTGTGACGCTTTGGAGATGGCGATCCAACGTTGTTGTCCGCCAGAAGGCCTGCTTTATCACAGTGATCGGGGCGGTCAGTATGCCAGTCTCATTTATCAGGACAAGCTCCGGCGCCACGGCATGGTTGCCAGCATGAGCCGTAAAGGCAACTGCTGGGACAATGCCGTGGCGGAGAGCTTCTTTTCGACGTTAAAGATGGAGTTGCTTCCGGAACAAGTGTTTCGCACTCGCGCCGAGGCAAAAGCATCGGTGTTCGAGTATATTGAAGTCTGGTATAACCGCAAGCGTCGACATTCGACGCTTGGTTATATCAGCCCCGCTCAATTTGAACAGCGCCATTTTGAGCAACAGCAACAGCTCGCAAGAGCCGCTTAA
- a CDS encoding helix-turn-helix domain-containing protein, producing MNNNLGEFIRSRRIELGHESMRRFARRIGRSPSWLSKVERGEERPGAETLLILARELNVEMAVFFAVAQVIEPDLYEAIVQDYENLAPQIRELIHKVAR from the coding sequence GTGAATAACAATCTTGGTGAATTCATCCGTAGCCGAAGGATCGAACTCGGACACGAAAGTATGCGGCGCTTCGCGCGACGAATCGGTCGTTCGCCTTCGTGGCTCAGTAAAGTTGAGCGAGGAGAGGAACGTCCAGGCGCGGAAACTCTACTGATCCTTGCGCGGGAACTCAATGTCGAAATGGCTGTCTTTTTCGCCGTGGCGCAGGTAATCGAACCGGATCTCTATGAGGCTATCGTCCAGGATTACGAAAATTTGGCGCCACAAATCAGAGAACTCATCCACAAGGTTGCTAGATAG
- a CDS encoding methyl-accepting chemotaxis protein yields the protein MKINPLTPGRLLMDRLRFPAKFGLIGLLFLLPLGGVTYFFQSAIISDIHFAEMERQGVVYDRALTNLLLDVLSNSDEASQDVAEVDALNAALGPALKTGDGWPKLKAEWLAIQKPGSQPAYTSRQAGMSAFATDLNTFIGTVGTNSNLILDPQADSYYVMDTVVIQAPGAAVTLGQARDLATDAASRGLLTADEKTQLTVLTGQIASPMGTLTSDLKQATAFNQALSGQMDSPSASITNGINAFQDALQAQLLKPAHITVRPQIIEISAHEALASGQSYSQTGYDVLDGILQVRLHKFYSRRNAVDALAVASVALAIYFLVALYQAMLGSVSRLLSTAQCIAEGDLTQNVDMQTRDEIGQMGTAALAAMVQNLGALTSAARRVASGDLTGNLAARSDKDMLGNAFVEMTASLRTLVVQLQISSAQVASASEVVASTSQQMGSATDEISAAMHEVAQASDQSSRGATEVAQGASAQASAISLGADQVKRLAASVRGVAYDATGAAQEATRAAEATTAGAGAVTQTVAGMARIDQAVSESAQVIESLGKSSQQIGIIVKTIGEIADQTNLLALNATIEAARAGEAGRGFAVVADEVRKLAERCTRATHEIGSLIGQIQSQTEAAVTTMAVGTREVASGAALAEEAGTALSHIQIVVSGVMGRVQSIGAAAEEMSGSSDEVSKAISDVAAIIEESSAAAEEMSASAEQVSSSVSTISEMTAQQSASASELAASASELADIARSLESAVAKFHVSAEPPDAKAEKKDMLLLKAA from the coding sequence TTGAAAATCAACCCCTTAACCCCCGGACGCCTCCTGATGGATCGTTTGCGCTTCCCCGCAAAGTTCGGCCTGATCGGCCTGCTGTTCTTGCTGCCGCTTGGCGGCGTGACCTACTTCTTTCAAAGCGCGATTATCTCCGACATCCACTTCGCCGAGATGGAGCGCCAGGGGGTGGTCTACGATCGCGCTCTGACGAACCTCCTCCTGGACGTACTGAGCAACTCAGATGAGGCTAGCCAGGATGTCGCAGAAGTGGACGCACTCAACGCCGCGCTGGGCCCAGCGCTCAAAACTGGGGATGGGTGGCCAAAGCTTAAAGCTGAATGGCTCGCTATTCAGAAGCCCGGCAGTCAGCCCGCGTACACGAGCCGCCAAGCCGGCATGAGCGCCTTCGCCACAGATCTGAACACATTTATCGGTACGGTCGGCACAAACTCCAATCTCATATTGGACCCCCAAGCGGATAGCTACTACGTGATGGACACCGTCGTGATCCAGGCGCCGGGGGCCGCCGTGACGCTCGGACAGGCGCGTGACTTGGCAACGGACGCAGCCAGTCGTGGCTTGCTGACCGCTGACGAGAAAACGCAACTGACTGTCCTGACGGGGCAGATCGCATCTCCGATGGGGACTTTGACCAGCGATCTCAAACAAGCGACGGCCTTCAACCAAGCGCTGTCAGGCCAGATGGATTCCCCGAGCGCTTCCATCACGAACGGAATAAATGCGTTTCAGGACGCTCTTCAGGCTCAGTTGCTGAAGCCGGCGCATATCACCGTCCGCCCGCAGATTATCGAGATATCTGCTCATGAGGCGCTTGCGTCAGGGCAAAGCTATTCTCAGACTGGATATGACGTGTTGGACGGCATCCTCCAGGTGCGCCTGCACAAGTTTTATAGTCGCCGGAATGCCGTAGACGCTCTTGCCGTCGCGTCCGTGGCTCTGGCAATCTATTTTCTCGTGGCGCTTTATCAGGCCATGCTCGGGAGTGTGTCGCGGCTGCTCAGCACAGCACAGTGCATTGCCGAAGGCGACCTGACACAGAATGTGGATATGCAAACGCGCGACGAAATTGGCCAGATGGGCACAGCCGCCTTGGCGGCAATGGTCCAAAACCTGGGCGCACTTACCTCAGCAGCCCGGCGCGTCGCTTCCGGCGATCTGACGGGGAATCTCGCCGCTCGCTCCGACAAGGATATGCTAGGAAACGCCTTCGTAGAGATGACCGCGAGCCTGCGCACGCTCGTCGTTCAGCTCCAGATATCGTCCGCACAGGTCGCCTCGGCGTCGGAAGTTGTGGCCTCGACAAGCCAACAGATGGGGTCGGCAACGGATGAGATCAGCGCGGCGATGCACGAGGTGGCGCAGGCTTCCGACCAGTCGTCTCGCGGTGCGACGGAAGTTGCCCAGGGTGCAAGTGCGCAGGCGTCCGCTATCTCCCTGGGAGCAGATCAGGTTAAGAGGTTAGCAGCCTCAGTGCGAGGGGTAGCCTACGATGCGACAGGCGCAGCCCAGGAAGCCACACGCGCCGCCGAGGCGACCACAGCAGGCGCCGGGGCGGTAACGCAGACGGTGGCGGGCATGGCGCGCATTGACCAGGCTGTGAGCGAGTCGGCGCAGGTCATCGAGTCCCTCGGTAAGTCTTCCCAGCAGATCGGCATAATCGTGAAGACGATCGGCGAGATCGCGGATCAGACCAACCTGCTGGCTCTGAACGCCACCATCGAAGCGGCGAGGGCCGGCGAGGCAGGTCGGGGCTTTGCTGTGGTTGCCGACGAGGTGCGCAAGCTGGCAGAGCGCTGTACCCGGGCTACCCATGAGATTGGCAGTCTGATCGGGCAGATTCAGTCGCAGACTGAGGCGGCGGTAACGACCATGGCGGTAGGCACGCGCGAGGTCGCGTCGGGAGCGGCGTTGGCTGAGGAGGCGGGGACGGCTCTGTCGCACATCCAGATAGTCGTCTCCGGGGTGATGGGCCGGGTGCAGAGCATCGGGGCGGCTGCCGAGGAAATGTCGGGTAGTTCGGACGAAGTGTCGAAGGCTATCTCGGATGTTGCCGCCATTATTGAAGAGTCCAGCGCGGCGGCGGAGGAGATGTCAGCGAGCGCCGAGCAGGTATCGTCCTCGGTATCAACGATCTCGGAGATGACGGCGCAACAGAGCGCCTCGGCTTCAGAACTTGCAGCCTCGGCGTCGGAACTAGCGGACATCGCCCGGTCGTTGGAATCGGCCGTGGCGAAGTTCCATGTCAGCGCAGAGCCGCCCGATGCTAAGGCTGAGAAGAAAGACATGTTGTTGCTGAAGGCGGCTTGA
- a CDS encoding tyrosine-type recombinase/integrase, whose protein sequence is MKVTSIVTSSIGLSQEVIALALTLTNHSEISWTEAFDDFILRMKATREEKTAKYYHDLLVLLVRWSQDNQISLHEFRARHLSKYLVYRATPGQFGGKAVSDLTRRHDASCARVFLRFCFKQGYIDTNPLADYELPARNQKVGACPSTEQVRQLLISIRKRFDVERNPDMRFMKASTRRFLGLRNYAIVASLIETAARPGEILSLKVQDCDLTLMKFTLRDTKTDEDRSPPISVNLKPVIEEYLKVRPKESASPNLFVNEYGDDLTVEVFSKRFRGQLKWAGIAGFSLYGLRHYSITQISEHDLRAAQQIAGHKSLSTTQIYLHPNADHVRAMHAAASPLGNVVEPSDAPLMVNKRTERKKRQKLV, encoded by the coding sequence TTGAAGGTTACTTCAATTGTAACCAGTAGTATCGGCTTATCACAAGAGGTCATAGCTTTGGCGCTTACGCTTACAAATCACTCTGAAATTAGTTGGACTGAGGCATTCGATGACTTCATTCTTCGGATGAAGGCGACTCGGGAAGAGAAGACGGCAAAATACTATCACGACCTCCTGGTACTGCTGGTGCGTTGGTCACAGGACAACCAGATCAGTCTTCACGAGTTCCGGGCGAGGCACCTCTCCAAGTATCTCGTCTACCGCGCCACGCCCGGACAGTTCGGTGGGAAGGCGGTGAGTGATCTGACGCGCAGGCATGACGCTTCGTGCGCTCGCGTGTTTCTGCGCTTTTGTTTCAAGCAGGGGTACATCGATACGAATCCGCTGGCCGACTATGAGCTTCCGGCGCGGAATCAGAAAGTTGGCGCTTGTCCCAGCACGGAACAAGTCCGGCAGCTCCTGATTAGCATCCGAAAACGGTTCGATGTTGAGCGCAATCCGGATATGCGATTTATGAAGGCGAGCACTCGTCGCTTTCTCGGCCTGCGCAACTACGCGATCGTCGCGAGCCTGATCGAGACGGCGGCGCGGCCGGGTGAGATCCTGAGCCTCAAAGTCCAAGACTGCGATCTCACGCTGATGAAATTCACATTACGCGATACGAAAACCGATGAAGACCGAAGCCCACCGATCAGCGTAAATCTCAAGCCGGTGATCGAAGAGTATCTCAAGGTGCGCCCGAAAGAATCCGCATCGCCGAACCTGTTTGTCAACGAATATGGAGACGATCTCACGGTCGAGGTATTTTCCAAGCGGTTCCGTGGTCAGCTAAAATGGGCAGGCATTGCGGGGTTTTCACTGTACGGGCTGAGGCATTATTCGATCACCCAAATCAGCGAGCACGATTTACGAGCGGCGCAGCAAATCGCCGGACACAAGAGCTTATCGACCACACAGATCTATTTGCATCCCAACGCCGATCATGTGCGCGCTATGCACGCGGCGGCGTCGCCGCTTGGGAACGTCGTCGAACCATCGGATGCGCCGCTGATGGTGAACAAGAGGACTGAGCGAAAGAAGAGGCAGAAACTCGTTTGA